DNA from Geobacter sulfurreducens PCA:
CGGGTGGAAACACCGAACGGTACGCGTATGAGTTTCAGCAAGGAGGGGCGGGTTGCCAAGGGAGACGATGGGCTTCTTTCCGCAGCGGGAAGTTTCGGCAACCTCCCTGCGGGAGAGGTCTACCTGGCTCCGCTGGAAGGAACAAGTGAAGGAGTCATGGTGCTCGAATGGGGGCCGACGCGCCGGCTCGACACTCCGGTCGAACTGGTGGTCAGGGCCGGTGCTGTCGTGGAGGTACGAGGCGACGATCTCCTGAGAGCAGCACTGGAGCGGAAGTTCGCCGAGAGCGATCTGAACCGGAATATCGCCGAACTGGGCATCGGTACCAATGATCGGGCAACCCGGCCGGACAACGTCCTCGAAGCAGAAAAAATCCTTGGCACCATTCATATTGCCCTGGGTGATAATTCCGGCTTCGGTGGCACGGTGCAGACACCGTTCCACGAAGACTATGTTTTTTACCGTCCCACCCTCATCCTTGTCTCGGAAGCCGGCACTGAAACCGTCCTGCTGCGCAACGGCAGTCTCTTGCTCTGAATATTCAAGAGTTTTTGTCTCAAGAATCGGCTTATTCTGTCGATATGTATACGTAAGAAGGTATCTATTACCCCTCAAGGGGGTGTGCTATGGCCGGGGAGATAGAAGACGCAAAAGTCGGTCTCACCTTTCGGCTTGACGGTGGAGGGTACAAGCTCAGCGCGAGCTTTGTGCCGACCGATGAAAAACCGCCCATCAACCTCACTTGGATCAAGCAGGCTCTAGCCGCAGCGGGGTTTGCCGACCTCTATCTCTACGAGCACGCCCTGGTGGAGCTGCTGAAGCGTTACAACGCCGCTAGCCAGCCGTTCACCTTTGACCTGGGCGAGCGTCGCAACGGTTCTTTCACCATCACCTGTACCCCCGATAACCTGGAAGCCCGTCTAACGATCATTCCGGCGTACGGCGGCAAAGCGGTCGCTGCGGAGCAGGTCAGGCAGGCACTGAAGGAAAAGGGGATCGTCTTCGGTGTTGACGAAGAGGCCATCAATCGGGCCATTGCCGACGGCGTGGCCTCTGATCTCCTGGTGGCACGGGGAATACCACCCCAGTCGGGCACCGATGGTGAACTGGTGAGCTTCGTTCCCGAGATCCGCGATCGCCAGCCTCAACTCCTCGATGATGACAGGGTCGACTACCGGAACCTGGGGCAGATTCTCAGTGTCCGTGCCGGCGAACCCCTCATGCGCCGCATTCCGCCCGTTGAGGGTGTTGCGGGGACCAGTATCACGGGGAAAGCCATTTCCTCCCCGCCTGCACGGGATGTAGCCTTTGCCCCGAATCTACCGGGGACTGCCTTTGATGCTGATGATCCCAACCTCCTCGTGGCCGCCGTGGACGGCCAACCCGTCCTGGTTGCCAACGGAATCGTCGTCGAACAGGTTCTCCGGCTGAAGCTCGTCGATCTGTCCGTCGGCAATCTGGATTTCAACGGAACCATCGATATCGCCGGAGACGTGGTTGCGGGAATGACCGTCAAAGCCAGCGGTGACATCATCATTGGCGGAGTGGTTGAGGCATCCAGAATTGAAGCTGGTGGGAATATTGAGGTCCGTGGCGGTGTCATCGGCCAGGGGGATACCCGCTCCTCGGCTGCGGAAGCGGGGAGGGACACGGTGCGGATAAGGGCCGGTGGGTGCGTCTCTGCCCAGTTTGTCGAGAATGCCTTCGTTGAGGCGGGCGACAGCATCCAGGTGCAGGAGTTCTGCATGCAGAGCGAACTGGTGGCGGGCAACCAGATTGTCGTAGGGCATGACGGCGGAAGCAAGGGGCACGTCATTGGTGGCAGCTGCCAAGCGATCAATCTGGTCCGGGCGGTAACCCTCGGTTCGCACGCCGGCGTGCATACCACCGTGAGCGTGGGGGTCGACCCCCATGTTCGGGAACGTTTTTCCACTGTGCGCCTCAAGCTCCAGGAAAAAGAGCGGGAAATGGACGAGCTTGCGAAGAAGCTTGAGTACTACGTGTCGCTGCCGTCGGCCCAGCCGGAACAGGTTGCGCGCACCCGTGAGGCCAGGGACAAGCTTCAGTCGGTCATTTCGGAGCTCACGGGGGAAAAGAAGCGTCTCCAGAAGCGCCTGGAACAGGTGGCCAGCGCCCAGGTCGTTGTGGAACGAGAGGCCCTGGTCGGGGTCGTGATATCCATCGGCGCGAAGGTCTTCCAGGTTGACGAGGATCTGGGCGCAACGGTCTTCCGCATCGAAGAAGGAGCCATTGTCGCTTCTTCCTGAGGCAAGCGGTGCATTGCGGCTTCCGCCGTTCTCCCCCTGATTGCCGTTGACACCGGCAACCGACTGTGAAATGGTTCCTGACCAGGGAGGTTTGGATAAGCCATGAACATAATCGGACTTACCGGTGGGATCGCTTCGGGGAAGAGTACGGTGTCGCGGATTCTTGAGCGGCTCGGAGCGGTGGTGATTGATGCGGATCAGCTGGCCCGTGAGGCGGTCATGCCGGGTACGTCCGCCCATCGGTCCATCGTGGCGGCCTTCGGCGAGGGGATTCTGCTGCCTGACGGTGCCATTGACCGGAAGGCTCTCGGCAGCATCATCTTCGCCGACTCCTCTGCCCGGAAACGGCTGGAGGCGATAACACACCCGGCCATCAGGGACCTTGCCGAGCTGCGTCTTGCCGAGCTGCGCCGGTCCGGCGTGCCGGTTGCCGTGTACATGGCTGCGCTCCTGATCGAAGCAGGCGCAACCGATCGGGTTGACGAGGTCTGGGTAGTGTATGTGGACCGGGAAACTCAGGTCCGGCGTGTAATGGCGCGGGATGGTCTGAGCCGCTCGGAGGCCGAGCAGCGGCTGGCGGCCCAGATGCCCATGGAGGAGAAGGCTGCGAGGGGGCAGGTGGTCATAGACAACAACGGCACACCTGAAGAGTTGGAGCGACGGATCGAGGAGATCTGGGCGAAGCGCTTCCCATGAAAAAAGCCCCCGGTAGACGGGGGCTTTTCTGTTACCGATGAAAGCCGAGCTTCATGGATATCTCGTCGGCAGCCTTTTTGACAAGCGGTATCAACTCTTTGTCCAGCCGCTCGTCGGTAAAGCGCATTGAAGGTCCTGAAAGGCTCACCGCGCCGATGATCCGTCGGGTGTAATCACGGATCGGTGCGCCGACGCAGCGCACACCGATATCGAGTTCTTCGTTGTCCACCGCATACCCCTGCTCAACCACCTCCCTGAGGTGTTTTCTGAGAACTTCCCGGTCAGTGATGGTATTGGGGGTGAAAGGCTTCAGTTCGCGCTGGGGGAAGAAGCTGTCCAGTTCCTCGTCATTCATCCAGGCGATCTGGACTTTGCCGGCCGCCGTGCAGTAAGCGGGGAGGCGAGAGCCGACCCGGGGAACAACCCGCACCGTCAGATCGGTTTCCACCACGTCCAGGTACACAATGCTCTGATCCTTGAGGATGGCGACGTAGGCGGTTTCGTTACACTGGTTGACGAGCCATTCAAGCACTGGCCGCGACTGGCGCAGCAGGCCCATCTGCCGGATGAAGGTCTGGCCCAGTTCAAGCGTCTTGAGACCGAGCCTGTAATTCTCCGTAACCTTGTTTTGCTCGATATATCCCCTCGACTCCAGGGTTGCCAGGAGCCGGAACACATTGTTCTTGTGCAGTTTCAGGCGTTTTGACAGTTCGGTCACGCCCAGCTCGTCCACATCGTCGTGGAACTGTTCCAGGAGATCGAGGGCGTGATCGACTGCCTGGATGATGTATTCGGATTTGTCCTTCTTCGCCATCTCAATCCCTCTTCTCATGAAAAGATGAACGTATCAATTTAAGTCGGAAACGTACGGAAGTCAAGACAATCAATCCGGTCACGTCAGTCGACTCTTCACACGAAAGGCTGAACTCAATGAAAAATAATCCCTGAAACGATAGAATATTGTTTTATAATTGTCAAGGCGGAATATTTTTTCTATAGTCGGATCACTGTCTGATCACAGGAACCATGCGGGTTCCTGCAGGCAAGTCAGCAGTGGGCGATTGTTTTTTCCCGGCATCGCCGCTTCGTTGACCAGTCCCAGCTTGTTCTATTTTCAGGAGGAGACAATGCTCCATCTGCGCAAGAAGATTCTCGTGGCCATCGACGGCTCTCCCCTGTCGGACAAGGCAGCCGAGGAGGCTGTCAGGATGGCTGCGGGCAATCCAAGCCAATTTAAAAGCAAGATTTACGCCATGCTGGTTCTGCCCAGTGCGCCGCGCAGCACGTTCACCGACTTCGTTCCTCCTCCGCCCATCACGGAAACGCCCGAGTGGGAAGAACTTCGGCAGCGGGTGTTCTATGTGATAGAAAAAAACGCCCGGGAGGCGGACATCCCCCTTGAGATCCGGGTGGTGTACGGCGAACCGGCGGAGGAACTCGTTAAATTTGCTGACAAGGAGCAGATCGACGTGATCGTGCTCGGCAGTTCGGGCAAGGGATTCCTGAAGCGGCAGTTGTTGGGCAGCGTCTCCCACAAGGTGGTAAAGACCGCCTCATGCTCGGTCTATATTGTCAAGGGGTAGGGGGAGCTTTCGGCGAAAATCCGTCCGGGCAGCTCGCAGTTCGCCGCACCTCCGGTCCCCGGAACCGTGCGGCCGACAAAATCCGTCCTTGCCCGGCCGAGTTTTCACGGTGCTTGTTTCAGTTTGGCGGACTCAGGCGGGGGATGTTTCCCGGCGAAGGTACTGGAGGATTTCCCTGAGGCTCTCCACTATGATCCGCTCGTCCCGGGGGAATTCCTCAGGCGAGAGCTCCAGGGTGAGCGTATCGGCGTAGTCGGTGCTCCTCAGGTGATTGAGGAAGCGGGTGAGTGGA
Protein-coding regions in this window:
- a CDS encoding universal stress protein, whose translation is MLHLRKKILVAIDGSPLSDKAAEEAVRMAAGNPSQFKSKIYAMLVLPSAPRSTFTDFVPPPPITETPEWEELRQRVFYVIEKNAREADIPLEIRVVYGEPAEELVKFADKEQIDVIVLGSSGKGFLKRQLLGSVSHKVVKTASCSVYIVKG
- a CDS encoding FapA family protein, producing the protein MAGEIEDAKVGLTFRLDGGGYKLSASFVPTDEKPPINLTWIKQALAAAGFADLYLYEHALVELLKRYNAASQPFTFDLGERRNGSFTITCTPDNLEARLTIIPAYGGKAVAAEQVRQALKEKGIVFGVDEEAINRAIADGVASDLLVARGIPPQSGTDGELVSFVPEIRDRQPQLLDDDRVDYRNLGQILSVRAGEPLMRRIPPVEGVAGTSITGKAISSPPARDVAFAPNLPGTAFDADDPNLLVAAVDGQPVLVANGIVVEQVLRLKLVDLSVGNLDFNGTIDIAGDVVAGMTVKASGDIIIGGVVEASRIEAGGNIEVRGGVIGQGDTRSSAAEAGRDTVRIRAGGCVSAQFVENAFVEAGDSIQVQEFCMQSELVAGNQIVVGHDGGSKGHVIGGSCQAINLVRAVTLGSHAGVHTTVSVGVDPHVRERFSTVRLKLQEKEREMDELAKKLEYYVSLPSAQPEQVARTREARDKLQSVISELTGEKKRLQKRLEQVASAQVVVEREALVGVVISIGAKVFQVDEDLGATVFRIEEGAIVASS
- a CDS encoding IclR family transcriptional regulator, coding for MAKKDKSEYIIQAVDHALDLLEQFHDDVDELGVTELSKRLKLHKNNVFRLLATLESRGYIEQNKVTENYRLGLKTLELGQTFIRQMGLLRQSRPVLEWLVNQCNETAYVAILKDQSIVYLDVVETDLTVRVVPRVGSRLPAYCTAAGKVQIAWMNDEELDSFFPQRELKPFTPNTITDREVLRKHLREVVEQGYAVDNEELDIGVRCVGAPIRDYTRRIIGAVSLSGPSMRFTDERLDKELIPLVKKAADEISMKLGFHR
- the coaE gene encoding dephospho-CoA kinase (Dephospho-CoA kinase (CoaE) performs the final step in coenzyme A biosynthesis.): MNIIGLTGGIASGKSTVSRILERLGAVVIDADQLAREAVMPGTSAHRSIVAAFGEGILLPDGAIDRKALGSIIFADSSARKRLEAITHPAIRDLAELRLAELRRSGVPVAVYMAALLIEAGATDRVDEVWVVYVDRETQVRRVMARDGLSRSEAEQRLAAQMPMEEKAARGQVVIDNNGTPEELERRIEEIWAKRFP